Genomic DNA from Corallococcus silvisoli:
AGGAGCGCTGAGGCCCTTCACGCAGCGGCGTTGGACCCGCGCACCCAGGCCCTCGTGGTTTCCACTTAGCCCGGCCTTCAACACCAGACATCCGCGACGAAAATTCCCGCCATCAATGGAAAACGCGCCTGCACATTGACATGGAGTGAAAAAGAGATTTACAAATATTACAGACCTTCATCGATTCGAGCGTCTTTCATCAGGTGGTCGCGGAGCCTCACACGGTCCTTGAGAGGATTCGTGGGTGGAGCCGATGTCGTGGTGCGGCGGGGGAGCGCGTCGAGGGCGGGCGCGAGCACTAAGCCATCCTGAAGGAACACCCATCATGCGAGAGTCTTTGTCCCGGCGTGCGCCGTCGTCGCGCCCCTTGTCTGCCTTCACCCTGGGCTGTGCCCTGGCGCTCCCCTGGAGCGCCCTGGCCGCCCCGCCAGCCCGGGGAACCCCACCCGCCGCGAACGTGAATGTTTCAGGATTGTCACCCGCGCGGCTCGTCGTGGAGAAGGCGCCAGGCCTCGCGGCCGGTGGCAGACAGTCCTCGCTGGTCACCGCGTCTGGCTTTACCTTCCACCGCACGGAGCGCCCCGTCTCCTCGCTGCGCACCGTCGCCGTGCCGGACCCGGCCGTCCAGCTCCACGTGTGGCGGGAGCAGCAACCGGATGGCACGCGCCGCGACTACATGGCCTATACGCGCGGCGGCACGGAGCTGCTCGGGCGCGTGCGTGACACTGAATACATGGTGCGGCTGGAGGACGCCCGGTTCGACCCGCTCCAGGGAGGACAATCCCTGACAGGCAACCTGCTCGCCGCGGACGCGGACAACACCTTGCACCTGGTGCAGTTCCTGGGCACGCCGCTGCCCTCGTTCCGCGAGGCCATCGAGCGCGAAGGCGGCAAGGTGTTGCGCTTCCTCACCGACCACACCTTCATCGTGGAGATGGCGGGTGACACGTCCAAGCGCGTGGCGGAGCTGCCGTACGTGCGGTGGGTGGGCCCCTACCATCCCGAGTACCGGCTGGAGCGCGCCCTGCGGGATGCGCTGCTGGGCCGCTCCGCGCGGCTGCCGGAGACGCAGCGCTACTCCCTGATGGTCGGGGAGCGGGGCGCCGCGCGGCAGGACGCACTGGCGCGGCGCGTGCGCGCCCTGGGCGGCACGGTGGACCTGGTGGAGCCGGGCGGCCTGCGCGTCGAGGCGACCCTCACCCAGGAGCAGCTCGCGCGGGTGGTGCGCGCCAACGAGGTGCAGTTCATCGACCGCTGGGGCGGCCCCGGCGAGGTGGACATGGACATCGTCCGGGAGCTGGGCGGCGCCAACGCCCTCCAGGCGCTCAAGGGCTGGACGGGCCAGGGCGTGCGCGGCGAGGTCTTCGACACCGAGCTGCGCACCACCCACCAGGAGTGGCCCACGACGCCCATCATCCACAGCACCGGCACGTCGTCCGGGCAGCTCCACGGCACCAGCTGCTACAGCAACAACTTCGCCCGGGGCGTGGACCCGGCCGCGCGCGGGATGATCCCCAGCGGCCAGGGCATCTTCTTCCTCTACAGCGAGTCCACCCAGTTCGGCGGCACGAAGTCGCGCTACACCATCAACCAGGAGCTCACCAACGCGGGCGGGCCCTACCGCGCCGTGTTCCAGACCTCCAGCGTGGGCAGCGCGCTGACGACGTCGTACACGACGCTCTCCGCGGAGGTGGACGACTACCTCTTCCAGTCCCCCATCCTCAGCACCCAATCCCAGAGCAACGCGGGCAGCCGCCAGTCCCGCCCGCAGGCCTGGGCGAAGAACATCGTCTCCGTGGGCGCCTTCCAGCACCTCAACACCCTGTCGCGCGCGGATGACCGCTGGGGGTCCAGCGGCAGCATCGGGCCCGCGGCCGACGGCCGCATCAAGCCGGACCTGTCTTTCTTCTACGACTCCATCCACTCCGCGGACGGCTCGGGCGACGCCAGCTACACGGAGTTTGGAGGCACCAGCTCCGCCACCCCGCAGACCGCGGGCCACTTCGGACTGCTGTTCCAGATGTGGCACCAGGGCGTGTGGGCCGGGCACGGCGGCAAGCTGGATGTCTTCACCAGCCGCCCGCAGATGGCCACCGCCAAGGCGCTGATGATCAACCACGCCTGGCGCTACAACTGGCTCGCGGGCGGCGCCAACGGGGACATCGACCGCTTCAAGCAGGGCTGGGGCACCTCCGACGTGAAGCGCCTGCTGGACCGCGCCCCCGTCACCAGCATCATCGACGAGACGGACGTCGTGGGCCCGCTGGGCGTCAAGAGCTACAGCGTGAAGGTCGCCACCGGCCAGACGGAGCTGAACGTCACGCTGGCCTACACGGACCCCATGGGCACGGTGGGCGCCGCCCAGGCGCGCATCAATGACCTGTCCCTGCGGGTGACCGCGCCCAACGGCACCGTGTACTGGGGCAACAACGGCCTGACCGCGGGCAATGTCTCCACGCCGGGCGGGACGTCCAACAAGGTCGACACCGTGGAGAACGTCTTCCTCCAGAACCCCGCGGCCGGCCTGTGGAAGGTGGAGGTGCTGGGCGACGAGGTCATCCAGGACAACCACCTGGAGACGCCCGCGGTGGACGCGGACTTCGGCCTGGTGGTGAACGGCGGCGTCATTCTCGTGGGGGATGTCTCCGGCAATGGCTGCATCAACGAGGAGGACCTGAACCTCGTCACCGCCGCCTTCGGACAGACCGTGCCCCCCGGCAACCCCGCGTACGACCTGGACGGCAGCGGGCGCATCGACATCTTCGACCGCAACATCATCCTCCAGAACTACGGCAAGGGCTGCCCCTAGTCCCCGGGCGCGTCCCCAGCAGTGTCTTCGCGGTACCGCTGAAGGTTGTTCATTCCCCTGACTCCCAGGAGGTTGTCTCATGCGCATTGAATCGAAGCGTCGTTTCCTGTCCCAGGCCGCCGTGGCGCTCGCGTGTGTGGGCGGGCTGTGCTCCAGCGCCGCCCTCGCCGACGAGCACGTCCTCATCCTGCTCGACAGGACGGGCAGCATGGGCGCGACGTCCGTCCCCGGCCTCACCCGCCTGGAGGTCGCCAAGGCCCGCATCGACGGCTATCTGCAGATCATCCCCAGCGTGACGACGAAGTATGCGTTCTGGACCTTCGACAACACCGGGCCCACGCAGGTCTTCAACTTCGCCGACAACAAGACCCCGGCGCAGATCAGCGCGGCCGTCAACGCGGTGACGCTGGGCGGGAACACGCCGCTGGCGGGCTCCATCTGCCAGGCGGTGGACGCGCTCATCAACTACCTGCCCAACCAGCTGCACACCAAGCGCATCTACCTGGTGACGGACGGCGATGAGAACGCCACGCCCAACCTGAACGAGTGCTACGGCCCCTACAGCGTCGGCGTCTGGCCGTCCCTGGACTCCGGGAGCTGGCAGGCCAAGGTCCGCAACAAGGCGTGCACGGGCAGCGCCAGCTCCGCGGGCCCCTGCGGCGTCTTCCCCCCTCCGTACCCGGCGGGCCTCACGCTGATCGCCGACATCGACTTCCTCTTCACGGACAACATCCCGTTCCAGGGCGACTACGAGGGGCGCGAGCTGGATGACGCGCAGAAGACCGTGGCGGTCCCCTACCGCGCCGCCGCCAGCGCCGTGAGCGAGGTGTCCTTCTTCAACGGACTGGCCACGGCCACCCATGGTCGCTACCAGAGCATCACCCAGGCGACGCCTTCCTCCCAGGCCACGCCGCTCCCCGGTGACGCGAACCTGGACGGCTGCGTGAACGTGGCGGACCGCACGAAGGTGCTGTCCGAGTACGGCCAGAAGGTCAACCCGGCGGGCACGGGCTCTGACTTCAACCGCAACGGCGTCGTCGACACCGGCGACTACCAGACCGTGCTGAACAACTTCGGCCGCGGCTGCACCACGCTGCGCGAGTAGCGGTCGTTCGCACCGTGACGCCGGGCGCGGACGCCCCTTTGCGCGCCCGGCGGTTCACGCGTCTTCACCTGCCGCCCGCGGAAGGTCCCATCCCGGGACCGGAGCTCCCGCCCGGACGGCATGGCCTCATCGGGACGGGAGCAGGGCCAACGCCCGGAGGGTGCGTGCATGGTGGCGTCCGCGGGGTCGAGTCTCCGGGTCTTCTTGCTGGCGGTGCTGCTCACAGCGTGCTCGGACGGGACCTCTCCAGAGGCGCCTCCAGACGCGGGGCTCCCGGACGCAAGCGTCGGGGACGCCGGCACCGACGATGGCGGCACGCCGCCCCCTGATGGCGGCCCCGGGGAAGACGCGGGCACGTGCGTCGACGACGACCCTTGCACCGCGGAGCACCGCGACCCGACCGGCCAGTGCGTGTTCCCCCCCGCGCCGGATGGGACGGCCTGCGACGACCACGACATCTGCACCACGCAGGACCAATGCCTCGGCGGCGTGTGCGGGGGCACCCCCACCACGAGCACCCCGGCGACCCACGGCACGGCGTGGAGCCATGGGCCGGCCCCGGCGGAGCGCTCCACCACGCCCCTGGAGGGCCTGGCCGAGTTCGTGGCGGACGACCTCATCCTCTTCGGCGACCGGCTGGGCGGCAGCGGCCTGTCGGTGTCGCTGGTGCGCGTGACGCCGGACGGCCTGCGGCGGCTGGACCAACGGGCCCTGGACATCCGCGTCGACCGCTTCTTCGGCGCGTCCGACTGGTCCGACCGGCTGCTCACCTTCTTCGTGCCCCTGGGGCCGGACCGCGTCCTCGTCGTCGGGACCCGGCAACGGCTGGAGCTGCTGGGGCTGGAAGGCGACCGCCTCACGACGCTGGCCCAGCTGCCGCTGCACCCGAGCAGCAACAGCCTCCTGGCGGGCGCTGGCAAGGGCGACCACTTCTGGCTG
This window encodes:
- a CDS encoding S8 family serine peptidase — encoded protein: MRESLSRRAPSSRPLSAFTLGCALALPWSALAAPPARGTPPAANVNVSGLSPARLVVEKAPGLAAGGRQSSLVTASGFTFHRTERPVSSLRTVAVPDPAVQLHVWREQQPDGTRRDYMAYTRGGTELLGRVRDTEYMVRLEDARFDPLQGGQSLTGNLLAADADNTLHLVQFLGTPLPSFREAIEREGGKVLRFLTDHTFIVEMAGDTSKRVAELPYVRWVGPYHPEYRLERALRDALLGRSARLPETQRYSLMVGERGAARQDALARRVRALGGTVDLVEPGGLRVEATLTQEQLARVVRANEVQFIDRWGGPGEVDMDIVRELGGANALQALKGWTGQGVRGEVFDTELRTTHQEWPTTPIIHSTGTSSGQLHGTSCYSNNFARGVDPAARGMIPSGQGIFFLYSESTQFGGTKSRYTINQELTNAGGPYRAVFQTSSVGSALTTSYTTLSAEVDDYLFQSPILSTQSQSNAGSRQSRPQAWAKNIVSVGAFQHLNTLSRADDRWGSSGSIGPAADGRIKPDLSFFYDSIHSADGSGDASYTEFGGTSSATPQTAGHFGLLFQMWHQGVWAGHGGKLDVFTSRPQMATAKALMINHAWRYNWLAGGANGDIDRFKQGWGTSDVKRLLDRAPVTSIIDETDVVGPLGVKSYSVKVATGQTELNVTLAYTDPMGTVGAAQARINDLSLRVTAPNGTVYWGNNGLTAGNVSTPGGTSNKVDTVENVFLQNPAAGLWKVEVLGDEVIQDNHLETPAVDADFGLVVNGGVILVGDVSGNGCINEEDLNLVTAAFGQTVPPGNPAYDLDGSGRIDIFDRNIILQNYGKGCP
- a CDS encoding VWA domain-containing protein — translated: MRIESKRRFLSQAAVALACVGGLCSSAALADEHVLILLDRTGSMGATSVPGLTRLEVAKARIDGYLQIIPSVTTKYAFWTFDNTGPTQVFNFADNKTPAQISAAVNAVTLGGNTPLAGSICQAVDALINYLPNQLHTKRIYLVTDGDENATPNLNECYGPYSVGVWPSLDSGSWQAKVRNKACTGSASSAGPCGVFPPPYPAGLTLIADIDFLFTDNIPFQGDYEGRELDDAQKTVAVPYRAAASAVSEVSFFNGLATATHGRYQSITQATPSSQATPLPGDANLDGCVNVADRTKVLSEYGQKVNPAGTGSDFNRNGVVDTGDYQTVLNNFGRGCTTLRE